Proteins co-encoded in one Metabacillus sp. KUDC1714 genomic window:
- a CDS encoding gamma-type small acid-soluble spore protein: MAQNNNQQPGKTSAGTNIQQVRQQNAQSAQGAGAQAGAGQFGTEFASETNAQQVRQQNQQAEAKKNQNS; encoded by the coding sequence AAACAACAACCAACAACCTGGTAAAACATCAGCAGGTACTAACATTCAACAAGTGAGACAACAAAACGCTCAATCAGCACAAGGCGCTGGAGCTCAAGCGGGTGCAGGTCAATTTGGCACTGAATTCGCTAGTGAAACGAATGCTCAACAAGTAAGACAACAAAACCAACAAGCTGAAGCTAAAAAGAACCAAAACTCTTAA
- a CDS encoding YgaB family protein, with protein MNFDQLVGEQLKTMDKLLYLQSEIERCQDIMKQLIALQDEAKIQSVQDEIEQMKLELNRIQEIFEKQTEEVIRSYENQQFETVS; from the coding sequence ATGAATTTTGATCAATTGGTAGGTGAGCAGTTAAAAACTATGGATAAATTATTATATTTGCAGTCTGAAATTGAACGGTGCCAAGATATAATGAAACAACTGATTGCTTTGCAGGACGAAGCAAAGATACAATCTGTGCAAGATGAGATTGAGCAAATGAAGCTGGAATTAAATAGAATTCAAGAAATATTTGAAAAACAAACAGAAGAGGTTATTCGATCCTACGAAAATCAACAATTCGAAACCGTTTCTTGA
- the ntdP gene encoding nucleoside tri-diphosphate phosphatase, translating into MGFPREGDKIQIHSYKHNGYIHRVWEESTVLKGSQHCIIGGNDRTVVTESDGRTWITREPAICYFHARHWFNIIGMLRNDGVTYYCNISSPFVWDDEALKYIDYDLDVKVYPDMTYTILDEDEYEQHSKIMNYPEVIDLILKNNLETLLRWIRQKKGPFAPEFIDEWYERYLTYVK; encoded by the coding sequence GTGGGCTTTCCCAGGGAAGGAGACAAAATCCAAATTCATAGTTATAAGCATAATGGTTACATCCACAGAGTTTGGGAAGAATCAACTGTTTTAAAAGGTTCACAGCATTGTATTATTGGTGGTAATGACCGAACAGTTGTAACAGAATCGGACGGAAGAACGTGGATAACGAGAGAACCTGCTATATGCTATTTTCATGCGAGACATTGGTTTAATATTATCGGTATGCTTAGGAATGATGGTGTTACCTACTACTGTAATATAAGCTCACCATTCGTTTGGGATGATGAAGCGTTAAAATATATCGACTATGATCTTGATGTGAAGGTGTATCCGGATATGACTTATACGATATTGGATGAAGATGAATACGAGCAGCATAGCAAGATTATGAACTATCCAGAAGTAATCGATCTTATCTTAAAGAATAATTTAGAAACTTTACTGCGGTGGATTCGCCAGAAAAAGGGGCCATTTGCGCCTGAATTTATCGATGAATGGTATGAACGGTATTTAACCTATGTAAAATAA
- a CDS encoding ABC transporter ATP-binding protein — translation MGSVKRYMAFVKPYRLQIVGTIIIGVIKFSIPLLLPLLIKYVVDDIIGGTGSADEKTKTLLTIMGGMFVLFVVIRPPIEYFRQYYAQWVGSKILYDIRDQLFTHLQKLSLRYYANTRGGEIISRVINDVEQTKNFVITGLMNVWLDVVTIVIAIGIMLTMDVKLTLVSIVLFPFYGLSVKYFYGKLRHLTRVRSQALAEVQGHLHERVQGMPVIRSFATEEFEQKQFAKENSNFLTSALDHTSWNARTFAIVNTLTDIAPLVVISYAGYQVIHGQLSIGTMVAFIAYIEQLYNPLRRLINSSTTLTQAFASMDRVFEFIDVPYEVVDKPNAVVASNVRGEVEFQNISFRYQENEELIIEDLSLRVKRGETVALVGMSGGGKSTLVSLLPRFYDVTDGRILLDDIDIRDYQAQSLRGQIGMVLQDTFLFSNTVRENILIGKPDATEEEVIHAAKAANAHDFILKLPNGYDTKVGERGVKLSGGQKQRVSIARVFLKNPPILILDEATSALDLESEHLIQEALENLAKDRTTFIVAHRLSTITHANKIVLIEDGKVVEQGTHQELMEKQGQYFKLFQIQQLD, via the coding sequence TTGGGGTCTGTAAAGCGGTATATGGCTTTTGTAAAGCCTTATAGGCTTCAGATTGTGGGAACAATTATTATTGGTGTCATTAAATTTTCAATCCCACTTCTTTTGCCTTTACTAATAAAATATGTAGTTGATGACATTATTGGTGGGACAGGTTCTGCTGATGAGAAGACAAAAACCTTACTGACTATTATGGGCGGCATGTTTGTCTTATTTGTTGTTATTCGTCCGCCAATTGAATATTTCCGTCAATATTATGCGCAATGGGTAGGAAGTAAAATTTTATATGATATTCGTGACCAGTTATTCACGCATTTACAAAAATTGAGTTTACGTTATTATGCAAATACACGAGGGGGAGAAATTATCTCACGTGTAATAAATGATGTTGAGCAAACAAAGAATTTCGTTATAACTGGGTTAATGAATGTCTGGCTTGATGTTGTTACGATTGTAATCGCAATAGGGATTATGTTGACTATGGATGTAAAGCTAACACTAGTGTCAATCGTTTTATTTCCATTTTACGGATTGTCTGTGAAGTACTTTTATGGAAAACTTCGTCATTTAACAAGAGTTCGATCACAGGCACTTGCAGAGGTTCAAGGACACTTACATGAGCGTGTTCAGGGTATGCCTGTTATTCGAAGCTTTGCTACAGAGGAATTTGAGCAGAAACAGTTTGCGAAAGAAAATTCAAATTTTCTTACAAGTGCTTTAGATCATACGAGTTGGAATGCTCGAACTTTTGCGATTGTTAATACGCTGACAGATATTGCACCACTTGTAGTGATCAGCTATGCAGGCTACCAGGTGATTCATGGACAGCTTTCAATTGGTACAATGGTTGCGTTTATTGCTTATATCGAACAGCTATATAATCCACTTCGTAGATTAATTAATTCTTCAACAACACTAACACAGGCCTTTGCCTCTATGGATCGTGTATTTGAGTTTATTGATGTTCCTTATGAGGTTGTTGATAAGCCGAATGCAGTAGTAGCAAGTAATGTAAGGGGAGAGGTTGAATTTCAAAACATTTCTTTTCGCTACCAAGAAAACGAAGAGCTTATTATAGAAGATCTTTCTCTTCGAGTAAAACGAGGGGAAACAGTCGCACTTGTAGGAATGAGTGGTGGCGGGAAATCTACACTTGTTAGTTTACTTCCTCGTTTTTATGATGTGACAGACGGAAGAATTCTATTAGATGATATCGATATTCGTGATTATCAAGCACAAAGCTTACGTGGACAAATCGGTATGGTCCTACAGGATACGTTTTTATTTAGTAATACAGTTCGAGAAAACATCTTAATTGGGAAACCAGATGCAACCGAAGAAGAAGTAATTCATGCAGCAAAAGCGGCAAACGCACATGACTTTATTCTAAAATTACCAAATGGTTATGATACAAAGGTTGGAGAACGAGGAGTTAAGCTTTCAGGAGGACAAAAGCAAAGGGTTTCTATTGCGAGGGTGTTTTTGAAAAACCCGCCAATCCTTATTTTGGATGAAGCAACCTCAGCTTTAGATTTAGAAAGCGAGCATTTAATACAGGAAGCACTGGAAAACCTAGCAAAGGATCGTACTACCTTTATTGTTGCTCATCGACTGTCAACGATTACACATGCCAACAAAATTGTTTTGATTGAGGATGGTAAAGTTGTTGAGCAAGGAACACACCAAGAGTTAATGGAAAAACAAGGTCAGTATTTTAAGTTATTTCAAATACAACAATTAGACTGA
- a CDS encoding FUSC family protein gives MKLGARILKTGIAITLALFLATAFQLPSAAFAGISAIFAIQPTIYRSYLSIIEQIQANVIGAGLAIGFGLIFGSHPIIIGLTAIIVIAINLKLKAENTIPVALVTVIAILESPGDDFIEVAFVRFFTILLGVLAAFIVNLVFIPPKYETKLYMRITENTEDIIKWIRINLRQASEHNVLKDEIVKLKEHMIKLDQLYLNYKEERNYFKRESYAKSRKLVLFRQMIVTTNRALETLKKLHRLENELHQMPENFQKVLISELDYLLYVHEESLLRFIGKIKTQPPSEPMRENKFNKQQLTEVFMEFYKKQDSSCFYHLLPLVSAIIDYSEQLEHLDTLISSFQSFHKEDNEVKITEE, from the coding sequence ATGAAACTAGGTGCACGCATCCTAAAGACAGGGATTGCCATTACACTAGCTTTATTTTTAGCTACAGCCTTTCAGCTGCCATCTGCCGCATTTGCTGGAATCTCAGCGATTTTTGCGATACAGCCGACGATTTACCGTTCCTACTTATCGATTATTGAGCAAATCCAGGCAAATGTTATTGGTGCAGGATTAGCGATTGGTTTTGGCCTTATATTCGGCTCACACCCAATCATTATTGGTTTAACTGCCATTATTGTGATTGCAATCAATTTAAAGCTTAAGGCTGAAAACACGATTCCAGTAGCCTTAGTTACGGTTATTGCGATATTAGAAAGCCCAGGCGATGATTTCATTGAAGTAGCATTCGTTCGCTTTTTTACAATTTTACTAGGGGTTTTAGCTGCTTTTATTGTAAATTTAGTATTTATTCCACCAAAATATGAAACAAAGCTTTATATGAGAATCACAGAAAATACAGAGGATATTATTAAATGGATTCGAATTAATCTTCGCCAGGCATCAGAACATAATGTCTTAAAGGATGAAATCGTAAAGCTTAAAGAACACATGATAAAGCTCGATCAACTCTACTTGAATTATAAAGAGGAACGAAATTATTTTAAACGAGAATCATATGCAAAATCTAGAAAGCTCGTTCTCTTTAGACAGATGATTGTAACAACAAATCGTGCACTTGAAACACTAAAGAAGCTTCATCGCTTAGAGAATGAACTTCATCAAATGCCAGAAAACTTTCAAAAAGTGTTAATAAGTGAATTAGATTACTTACTTTATGTTCACGAAGAATCCCTGTTACGTTTTATCGGGAAAATTAAAACCCAACCTCCATCCGAACCGATGAGGGAAAATAAGTTTAATAAACAACAGCTTACTGAAGTGTTCATGGAATTTTATAAAAAGCAAGATTCATCCTGCTTTTATCACCTATTACCACTAGTATCGGCAATCATCGATTATAGTGAACAGCTTGAGCACTTAGATACGTTAATTAGTAGCTTCCAAAGCTTTCATAAAGAAGATAATGAAGTAAAGATTACGGAGGAATAA
- a CDS encoding glutamate-1-semialdehyde 2,1-aminomutase — MQFTRSNELHEEALQHIVGGVNSPSRSYKAVGGGSPVVMERANGAYFWDVDGNKYIDYLAAYGPIITGHAHPHITNAIQKAAESGVLYGTPTPHEVTFAKMLKEAMPALDKVRFVNSGTEAVMTTIRVARAYTGRDKIIKFAGCYHGHSDLVLVAAGSGPSTLGTPDSAGVPKSIAQEVITVPFNEIEPLKEALEKWGDQVAAILVEPIVGNFGIVEPKPGFLEKVNELVHDAGALVIYDEVITAFRFMYGGAQDLLGVYPDLTALGKIIGGGLPIGAYGGKKEIMETVAPLGPAYQAGTMAGNPASILSGIACLEVLKQEKVYENLDELGAILEEGILQHARTYNIPITINRLKGALTIYFTDEKITNYEQAENTDGEMFARFFKLMLHQGINLAPSKYEAWFLTTAHTKEDLSETLKAVEYAFSKLI; from the coding sequence ATGCAATTTACAAGATCGAATGAATTACACGAAGAAGCATTACAACATATAGTTGGCGGGGTAAATTCCCCTTCACGTTCTTATAAAGCGGTTGGCGGCGGTTCACCAGTCGTAATGGAAAGGGCTAATGGAGCCTATTTTTGGGATGTCGATGGCAACAAATATATTGATTATTTAGCAGCATATGGTCCAATCATTACAGGACATGCTCATCCTCATATTACAAATGCAATCCAAAAGGCCGCCGAGAGTGGCGTGTTATACGGAACTCCAACTCCACATGAGGTTACATTCGCAAAAATGCTTAAGGAAGCGATGCCTGCTTTAGATAAGGTTCGTTTCGTTAATTCCGGAACAGAGGCTGTCATGACAACAATTCGTGTGGCAAGAGCTTACACTGGTCGTGACAAAATCATTAAATTTGCAGGCTGTTACCACGGACATTCAGACCTAGTCCTAGTTGCTGCTGGTTCTGGTCCATCAACATTAGGTACCCCAGACTCTGCAGGTGTTCCAAAAAGCATCGCCCAAGAAGTCATCACTGTCCCTTTTAATGAAATTGAACCATTAAAAGAAGCATTAGAAAAATGGGGAGACCAAGTAGCTGCAATATTGGTGGAACCGATTGTTGGTAACTTTGGAATCGTCGAACCAAAGCCTGGCTTTTTAGAAAAAGTGAATGAATTGGTACATGATGCAGGTGCACTCGTTATTTACGATGAGGTTATAACCGCTTTTCGCTTTATGTATGGCGGTGCTCAGGATCTATTAGGAGTATATCCAGATTTAACGGCATTAGGAAAGATTATTGGTGGAGGGCTCCCAATTGGAGCTTATGGTGGGAAAAAGGAAATAATGGAGACTGTTGCACCTCTAGGACCAGCATATCAGGCTGGGACAATGGCTGGTAACCCAGCATCCATTTTATCTGGAATTGCTTGCTTAGAAGTATTAAAGCAAGAGAAGGTGTACGAAAACCTCGATGAACTAGGAGCAATCCTTGAGGAAGGTATATTACAACACGCTCGTACATATAATATTCCGATAACAATTAATCGATTAAAAGGCGCATTAACGATTTACTTTACTGATGAAAAAATAACAAACTATGAACAAGCGGAAAATACAGATGGTGAAATGTTTGCCAGGTTTTTCAAACTAATGCTTCATCAAGGAATTAATCTAGCACCTTCTAAATATGAAGCATGGTTTTTAACAACTGCTCATACAAAAGAGGATTTATCAGAAACACTAAAAGCTGTGGAATACGCATTTAGCAAACTAATATAA
- a CDS encoding ABC transporter ATP-binding protein: protein MTNIIEVKKLRKEFKSYSSRQGLKGAFRDLLNRQYKTIPAVNDVSFTVKQGEMVGYIGENGAGKSTSIKMLTGILTPTSGEVLVNGMNPHKERERFVQSIGVVFGQRSQLWWDIAVQESFRLLKKVYKVSDADYNEHMEHVITTLDIGPLLDKPVRKLSLGQRMRCELAAALIHNPPLLFLDEPTIGLDVLVKLKIRQFLKEMNEKYKTTILLTTHDLSDIEALCERVVMLDEGKVIYDGALEELRSHWGEGKQIQFQFAEAVVENQLSFLTADIEVFWQKGDKLNEWTALVSDKEAQMSELISRVVGAHQITDLSVTEISTEEVIRNIYEKGEALTS, encoded by the coding sequence ATGACAAACATTATTGAAGTGAAAAAATTACGCAAAGAATTTAAATCGTACTCTAGTCGTCAAGGTTTAAAAGGTGCTTTTCGCGATTTATTAAATCGTCAATATAAAACAATTCCAGCTGTAAATGATGTTTCGTTTACGGTTAAGCAGGGGGAAATGGTTGGGTATATCGGTGAGAATGGTGCTGGGAAATCTACCTCAATAAAAATGCTGACTGGAATTTTAACACCAACTTCAGGGGAGGTTCTTGTCAATGGGATGAATCCGCATAAAGAACGAGAGCGGTTTGTTCAATCAATTGGTGTTGTTTTCGGTCAACGTTCTCAATTATGGTGGGATATTGCGGTACAAGAATCATTTCGTTTATTAAAAAAGGTATATAAGGTGTCTGATGCAGATTATAACGAGCATATGGAGCATGTAATCACCACGTTAGATATAGGACCATTGTTAGATAAGCCTGTAAGGAAGCTGTCTTTGGGACAAAGAATGAGATGTGAGCTTGCTGCGGCCCTTATTCACAATCCACCATTATTATTCCTTGATGAGCCGACAATTGGGCTAGATGTTTTAGTGAAATTGAAGATTCGTCAGTTTTTAAAAGAGATGAATGAAAAATACAAAACAACAATTCTTTTAACTACTCATGACTTATCAGATATTGAGGCACTTTGTGAACGCGTTGTAATGCTTGATGAAGGAAAGGTTATCTATGATGGAGCATTAGAGGAATTAAGATCTCACTGGGGAGAGGGAAAACAAATTCAATTCCAATTCGCGGAAGCAGTAGTTGAAAACCAGCTATCATTTTTAACAGCTGATATTGAAGTTTTTTGGCAAAAAGGTGATAAATTGAATGAATGGACTGCACTTGTAAGTGATAAGGAAGCTCAAATGTCTGAACTAATTAGTCGGGTAGTGGGTGCTCATCAAATTACGGATTTAAGTGTTACGGAAATCTCCACAGAAGAAGTCATTCGAAACATTTATGAAAAGGGAGAGGCATTAACTAGCTGA
- a CDS encoding ABC transporter permease, protein MDKYLEMIRIRFLMMLAYRTNYYSGILIYSINIGAYYFLWTAIYGGKESIEGLSALQMTTYVAVSWMARAFYFNNIDREIALEIKEGKVAVELIRPYNYLGMKTMQAFGEGIFRLVFFSVPGLVIVGLVFPMEFSSNGTTWFIFAFSLLFSFIINTQINLVTGMLTFFLFNNDGLMRAKRVIIDLFSGLLLPISFYPMWAQDVMKYFPFQAISYIPSMIFTEGMKGNEVLQALLLQGFWAIVLLIPIQLLWVLAKKRMIIQGG, encoded by the coding sequence ATGGATAAATATTTAGAAATGATTAGGATTCGTTTTTTAATGATGCTTGCATATCGAACAAATTATTATAGCGGAATCTTAATTTATAGTATTAACATCGGTGCTTATTATTTTTTATGGACAGCTATTTATGGTGGGAAAGAATCTATTGAAGGCTTGTCTGCGCTTCAAATGACAACATATGTGGCCGTTTCATGGATGGCAAGAGCGTTTTATTTTAATAATATTGATCGTGAAATAGCACTAGAGATTAAAGAAGGTAAAGTGGCTGTTGAATTGATTAGACCCTATAACTATTTAGGGATGAAGACAATGCAGGCATTTGGAGAAGGTATCTTTCGTTTAGTGTTTTTCTCTGTTCCAGGATTGGTTATTGTCGGACTGGTGTTCCCGATGGAGTTTTCTTCAAACGGGACAACGTGGTTTATTTTTGCATTTTCGTTATTATTTAGTTTTATTATTAATACCCAAATTAACTTGGTTACAGGCATGCTGACATTTTTCTTATTTAATAATGATGGTCTCATGAGGGCGAAACGAGTGATTATCGATTTGTTTTCTGGTCTCCTCCTGCCAATTAGCTTTTATCCAATGTGGGCTCAAGACGTTATGAAGTATTTTCCTTTCCAAGCAATTAGTTATATTCCAAGTATGATTTTTACAGAGGGAATGAAAGGGAATGAAGTGCTTCAAGCCCTTCTGTTACAAGGTTTTTGGGCAATTGTATTACTCATTCCAATCCAACTGCTGTGGGTCTTAGCGAAAAAACGAATGATTATACAGGGGGGGTGA
- a CDS encoding ABC transporter permease, producing MFYFSMFTQYIGQYMKTRMQYRADMVVELLSDMLFQVTNLVFILVVFGHTQFLSGWSRDEIIFIYGFFLVPFAVFGAFFNIWDFNERYIVKGEMDRILTRPIHSLFQVILERMELESLFGAITGILIMGYASIQLDLTFQWYDFILFFVFVISGALVYAGIFVSLASIGFWSDARTSLMPMMYNIGNYGRYPVDIYNSVIRFVLTWILPFAFVGVYPAAFFLEKEEWYVYSFLTPVMGVGFFVLSVFLWNSGVKRYRGAGN from the coding sequence ATGTTCTATTTTTCAATGTTTACTCAATATATCGGACAATATATGAAAACAAGAATGCAATATCGGGCAGATATGGTTGTAGAGCTTCTATCTGATATGCTTTTTCAAGTAACAAATCTTGTTTTTATACTTGTTGTTTTTGGGCATACACAATTTTTAAGTGGTTGGTCACGTGATGAGATTATTTTTATTTATGGTTTTTTCTTAGTGCCATTCGCTGTGTTTGGGGCATTCTTTAATATTTGGGATTTTAATGAACGTTATATTGTAAAGGGGGAAATGGATAGAATTTTAACGAGACCGATTCATAGTCTGTTCCAAGTGATCTTAGAACGGATGGAGCTCGAATCGTTGTTCGGTGCAATAACAGGAATCTTGATTATGGGGTATGCCTCAATTCAATTAGATTTAACTTTTCAATGGTATGATTTTATCTTATTTTTTGTATTTGTCATTAGTGGTGCTCTTGTTTATGCAGGTATTTTCGTCTCGTTAGCCAGTATTGGCTTTTGGTCAGATGCCAGAACCTCTTTAATGCCTATGATGTATAACATTGGTAATTATGGGCGCTATCCAGTTGATATATATAATTCAGTGATTCGCTTTGTCTTAACGTGGATTTTGCCGTTTGCATTTGTTGGCGTATATCCGGCTGCATTCTTTCTAGAGAAAGAAGAATGGTATGTTTACTCGTTTTTAACTCCAGTAATGGGTGTAGGTTTCTTTGTATTATCGGTCTTCCTATGGAATTCAGGTGTGAAAAGATATCGAGGAGCAGGGAATTAG
- a CDS encoding ion channel, producing the protein MELLFCVFIVVCIFMSFKSVVVACFQKNFLSFETVILITYLYLSLLIGFGMIYLIFIQSNLHVLIESGAPISGDYFDKLVTSLYFSAVTLFSVGYGDVVPIGIGRFLAVFEALIGYILPAVFLARTVIGIEKQ; encoded by the coding sequence TTGGAACTATTATTTTGTGTATTCATCGTAGTTTGTATTTTCATGAGCTTTAAAAGTGTTGTAGTTGCTTGTTTTCAGAAAAACTTTCTATCTTTTGAAACAGTTATTTTGATTACATATCTCTATTTATCTCTCCTTATCGGCTTCGGCATGATATATCTAATTTTCATTCAAAGTAATCTGCATGTATTAATTGAATCAGGAGCCCCTATCTCAGGAGATTACTTTGATAAGCTTGTTACCTCGCTCTATTTTAGTGCTGTTACTTTATTTTCAGTAGGCTACGGTGATGTTGTGCCGATCGGAATTGGACGATTTCTTGCAGTATTTGAGGCTTTAATTGGTTATATCCTTCCAGCGGTATTTCTGGCGCGAACGGTGATTGGAATTGAAAAACAGTAA
- the bcp gene encoding thioredoxin-dependent thiol peroxidase, with protein MTIDVGNSAPDIELVADNGEKTRLADFRGKYIVLYFYPKDMTPGCTTEACDFRDQHQSFADVNAVILGVSPDPKEKHQKFKEKHDLPFQLLVDDEHILAEAFGVWKLKKNFGKEYMGIERSTFIIDPEGTLIKEWRKVKVKDHVQEALQYIKEIS; from the coding sequence ATGACAATTGATGTTGGCAATAGTGCACCAGATATTGAATTAGTTGCTGATAATGGTGAAAAAACGAGATTAGCTGATTTTAGAGGGAAATATATCGTTCTATACTTTTATCCAAAGGATATGACCCCAGGTTGTACAACTGAAGCTTGTGATTTTAGGGATCAACATCAAAGCTTTGCAGATGTTAATGCTGTAATTCTAGGCGTTAGTCCTGATCCTAAGGAGAAACACCAAAAGTTTAAAGAAAAACACGATCTGCCATTCCAATTATTGGTAGATGATGAGCATATATTAGCAGAAGCATTTGGTGTATGGAAGTTAAAGAAGAATTTTGGAAAAGAATACATGGGGATTGAAAGGTCCACGTTTATTATTGATCCTGAGGGCACTTTAATTAAGGAATGGAGAAAGGTAAAAGTGAAGGATCATGTCCAAGAAGCTCTTCAGTACATAAAGGAAATATCATAA
- the perR gene encoding peroxide-responsive transcriptional repressor PerR yields the protein MSEHQLKDALETLKQTGVRITPQRHAILEFLVDSMTHPTADDIYKALEGKFPNMSVATVYNNLRVFREVGLVKELTYGDASSRFDFVTSDHYHCICENCGKIVDFHYPGLDEVEALAAHVTGFNVSHHRMEIYGLCSNCEKKETH from the coding sequence ATGTCTGAACATCAATTAAAAGATGCGTTAGAAACATTGAAGCAAACAGGAGTTCGAATAACACCTCAACGTCATGCTATACTTGAATTCTTAGTCGATTCCATGACACATCCTACAGCCGATGATATATATAAAGCATTAGAAGGGAAATTCCCTAATATGAGTGTTGCTACTGTTTACAACAATTTAAGGGTATTTCGTGAAGTTGGACTTGTAAAGGAATTAACGTATGGCGATGCATCAAGTCGGTTCGATTTTGTCACGTCTGATCACTATCATTGTATTTGTGAAAATTGTGGTAAGATTGTTGATTTTCATTACCCCGGACTTGATGAGGTTGAGGCGTTGGCTGCACATGTAACAGGATTTAATGTAAGTCATCACCGTATGGAAATATACGGATTGTGCAGCAATTGTGAAAAGAAAGAAACTCATTAA
- a CDS encoding YgzB family protein, which translates to MARKYSSKINKIRTFALSLVFVGFIIMYLGIFFRTNMWVMTIFMLLGMLSIIASTVVYFWIGMLSTKAVQVICPSCGKPTKILGRVDMCMYCKEPLTLDKDLEGKEFDEDYNRKKMKTK; encoded by the coding sequence ATGGCGCGTAAATATAGTAGTAAAATAAATAAAATAAGAACTTTTGCCCTTAGCTTAGTCTTTGTAGGTTTTATAATTATGTATTTAGGTATTTTCTTCCGTACGAATATGTGGGTAATGACGATTTTCATGCTGTTGGGAATGCTTTCGATCATCGCTAGTACAGTTGTTTACTTTTGGATTGGAATGCTTTCAACAAAAGCTGTTCAAGTTATTTGTCCATCATGTGGAAAGCCGACAAAAATACTTGGCCGTGTTGATATGTGTATGTATTGTAAAGAACCTTTAACATTGGACAAGGATTTAGAAGGCAAGGAGTTTGACGAGGATTATAATCGTAAAAAGATGAAGACCAAATAG
- a CDS encoding nucleotidyltransferase-like protein — MENILRPIYQERASHSNTLAIIMIEKRNQTSPLTDNLDVALLVIVNDSDQSSFVKHYEYEDKKASLTVMTKDELNESILLGTNRRIVDWVLNGKILFDRNEYIIGLIDRLRTFPFSERKLKIGIEYGKLIRRYLEGKVFFESKQLLDAYNHIVHALHHLARLEVIDRGYYPEVTVWNQVKHIEPQIYKLYKELVESDESLEKRLELLFLASDFLIHSKTEVGAAHILTIMSEKESWYYNELYHHPELKYYSVDLSVLLEFLVEKNYVSIERIETKGKEVFHRSYFVAKKY; from the coding sequence ATGGAAAATATTCTCCGTCCTATATATCAAGAAAGAGCAAGTCACTCAAATACATTAGCAATCATCATGATAGAAAAAAGAAATCAAACTTCTCCTTTAACAGATAACTTAGATGTTGCTTTGTTAGTAATTGTAAATGACTCAGATCAGTCATCATTTGTGAAACATTATGAATATGAAGATAAAAAGGCATCTTTAACAGTCATGACAAAAGATGAATTAAATGAATCCATTTTATTAGGAACAAATAGAAGGATTGTTGATTGGGTTTTAAATGGGAAAATACTATTTGATAGAAATGAATACATAATAGGGCTTATTGATCGCTTGCGAACCTTCCCCTTTTCAGAGCGCAAACTGAAAATTGGGATTGAATATGGAAAATTAATTCGAAGATATTTAGAAGGAAAGGTATTTTTTGAATCTAAGCAGCTATTAGATGCTTATAACCATATTGTTCACGCCCTTCATCATTTAGCAAGACTAGAAGTCATTGATCGGGGATATTATCCTGAAGTGACAGTATGGAACCAAGTAAAACATATCGAACCACAAATTTATAAGCTTTATAAAGAATTAGTAGAAAGTGATGAATCGTTAGAGAAGAGATTAGAGCTTTTGTTTTTAGCAAGTGACTTCTTAATTCATTCTAAAACAGAAGTTGGTGCAGCACATATCCTGACGATAATGTCAGAAAAGGAATCGTGGTATTATAATGAGTTATACCATCACCCGGAACTAAAGTATTACTCTGTAGATCTTAGTGTTCTATTAGAATTCTTAGTTGAAAAAAACTATGTTTCAATAGAACGAATTGAAACAAAAGGTAAAGAGGTTTTTCATCGTTCATATTTTGTTGCGAAAAAGTATTGA